The genomic segment ATaagtgaatgtgtttttctgttcatcTTGTATTACCTgtgatgtgttgtgtttcacattttcttttctattctgtGAGTGTTTTTGATTACCCACAGGGCTAATTTTCTCTTCCTGGTGTTTTTTGTGCACAGGTAGACCGCTTAAGCTTCCCATGTGGCTGCAGTAAGGatggctgtggaaacactcaGGGCCGCATCGAGTTCAACTCCAGACGAGTGCAGACTCATTACATTCACACCGCCATGAGACTCAAACTGGAGAGACGACTGCAGAATGAAACGCTGAGCGGGGAGGACCAGGCAGGACTTCAAGAGGACCTTGAGGAACACGAGGACCAGGATGAGACCCATCAGGTGCAGAGTGAACAGGACAGAAGCTGCCCCTTCAGGTTCAGCATGGAGGAAGACGCTCTCACCATGCCAACAGCTCCTTCTTTTCATTTCAACCCTGAGCGCTTTGTGGCCGAGGAGAACAGCTGCAGCAGCGACATGACTGaatcctcttcatcctcctctgacTCTGATGCAGCAGGAGGACTCAACGGGAATCAAAGTCTCCCTGAAGTTGATGCAGGGTTGTCCCATTCCCTGAACATCTATGACTCTGAAAATAATAACTTCTCTACATGTAGCCAATTGAGGCACATAGGAGAAGCACTGACACAGCACAGCAGAAAccctgacacacaaacagacagtaCGGGACCACACACAGATAACCCATTCACAGATAACAAAAGCAGGACTTCGCTGACAGATTGTCTCGATGAGAACGCGAACCAAGCAAGAGACTTCTTTGACGACAACTCTCTGGAGGGCTTCCCCCACACTCCCTCCCCCACCATGGATTATTCCTCAGGCATGTACATGGACTTGAGTCTCTCCTCCGACTCGGACCTAGAGTTTTTCGACTGCGACTACACATCTGGACCTATCCACAGCTCTTTcaaagcacacagacacacagacagcttTTACCACCTCCAGCTGAACAGCTCAGTGAATCTGCCACAGTACGAGTCGAGCACCTACCTCCTGGAGTCTCTGATCGGCCTGACTGAGCCGAGCCCAGAGCAGGTCGTCGGTCCTCAGCTGTCATAGCTGCTGTGAGGCATTCTGATGACAAAGAAACTGTGTAAATGATGTTTATGTACGAAGCACTGTATGTATTTGTAAGAATATTTCAATGTACAAAGAATGAttgatgaaatattttttaaagctggaTATTTTTTCTATTGCCTGAAAatcattttgcctttattataTAGAAATCACACTGATAATATATGTCTTGTTCTATATCCCTGGACCTTTATAATGCTCTCTGAAATGGTATTTCATTTCTTATACCATGGCCACAGTAAATGAATCAGACAAAgggcacacttttttttaaaagaagtgtCTCTTTATTGGGCGTTGCATATTAATCGCACAGTTTTTAAGTCTGCAAAGAGGTCAAAAAGGTCAAATTCTAGAAAGTATTGTCCAAGATATCAACAATAAATACCAATGTCCTCCTGGCTGCTGGCCAAGGTATAAGATGAATTAATACACTTAAACTGCTTGGCTAATTTTGAATTTTTCAACAGTATGTTTATAAGAGCTCTGTACTGGAGTTATACAATAAAGCCTTATTATTTATACGctgatttcagtttgttttgatgaatGAGTGGAGCTTTCTTTCCTCTAATCTCCCGTGTAATGCTGTGAAAACATGAAGTTATAGGAGCAATAATCAAGACAACAATGACGTTCATGAAGGCACTTCAGAAGAGGTTTGAAATCTGTTGCAAAATGTTTGAAAGGGTATTTTAATGGTAGACATTTGGCTCTTCATTGCAGgagaagcatatataatgttgAAATACTAAAGAACTGGACTtcaaacagcaaacacattATCAAGCCCCAGGAACGGGCTCACCCAGAGAAACTCGTTCTGCtgcagtttttatttcttctgtgcTTTCCTTTCTTTTACATGTCAGTGTCTTCTGGTTAAAACGGTCCATTCCCctgcttgttttttattctctacCCTCTCAgggatgttatttttttatttccctgccTTTAATGTCCACATCCTGCACTGTCCCTGCACACACTGAACCTTCAGTGTCTGAGGCGGCAGTCCTAACCACTACACCACTCTGCTGCCTGTCagtgctttctttttttggagGTTTGTCCTTTTCATTTCAGGACATTAGGATAGTTTAAAATCATCGCCAATGGGAGAAACGCAGATCAAGTCAGAATTCAATCCCTCAGCGTCCTGGATGGGAGTCACCTCTCTTAACCACTACGCCAACATGCCATCTGTCTATGCTTGATGTTTTAGGGGGtttatcctttttatttcagaatattatagtagaggaacaaacccccCCAAAATGGCTTTAGTCTACAAGATACCCCTAtctgaggtagaacaaagcCCCACCACATTTTTCATAACTttaacatgtctagtttataaAATGGATGGttgtatacaaatattttactgcaaaattaCTTTTGGTTTAGACCTAAATTGAAAGGTAGGACCTCGAAGACTAAAGTCATTTTTGGGGGTTGTtcaacttttaggggcccaagttcctcAACTATACGGCCATTAAATTAAGTTAAATGGTTTTAATGCATATTTCATGTAAGGTGTAATGGCCAAATCAGTTTCTAATAGGCACTGAAAGTAGCTCTACTTAACCTGCTTTTAAACGATAGcgatcaaattaaaaaaaaaaaaaaaaaaaaaaagtccgtTGCGCATGCGCCGTTCGTGGCCTTGTTCGATACTATCGATGTTCGTTTACTTTAGACTACAGACAAAGATGGCCGCGGACTGTCAGGCGAAATAATTCACTCTCTTGTGATTTTCTTCTCATATTGGCCAATTTTCGACACTTCCTTGAAGAAATGGGTTTATCACAGAGTTCAGAAGTATCCGAGGGAGGGACGTATGGATACCATGTGCACAGCGTAAGACAACATTCATCTTTTCGTAGTTAGAACAGCGTGTACAGCAGCTTattatgaaatgtttctgtgtgctaCGAGAGAGTTAGCTTAGGAGATGTGGCTGCAGACCCCCCTtcccctcttccccccccctctctcccccccccccccggtcaAACCCGATGAGCTGGCGCTGCTTATCAGCTTCATCTTGTCCCACACAATGCAACAGAAACTAATTAATTTAACTTGTGAAATGTGAAGACTTGCAGCTGTCTTCATTGAACATGTCTGATATcgtatttttctttaaaataaatgtgataaaTAAACACTCTGAGCTCAAGCTTTAACTCAGAGCCTCTCATGTTTGTGAGCCTGAggtaaaagaataaaacaacacataacTTTATCTTTTTCATGCTCTTGTCACAAAAGGAAAGATTGTACATTCACGTTGCAGCACTTCTCATAGTGACACATTATTTCGTGGTTTAGTTGATAAACCGATCAGTTTTTGTCAtgaagaggacaggaagtgctgcATTATGGATTAATGGTTGTAACTTGAATGATCCCAGTGTTTGTCTGCTGGTTTGATCAAGTGATTTGAATGAATTCGACCCTTGGAAGCCGGACTCTCATGAAAGATTCAccaaaaatcaaacacattggTCCATGATAAGATTATGACTTGTTGCAGCTGTTTACTGTAAAGCTGCAGTTGTTCAAAAGCAAATCCATTCTCTGGTTTTCTACTATTGTTAACCTTAGAGAATAagttttctaaaataaaatacaaatgtcatcattttattcaaagGTGAAGCACCACAAGTTGttcacatgttgttgtttgttgaacAGGTGCAGCCCAACTCCCCTGCAGAAAACGCTGGACTGCAGCCCTTCTTTGACTTCATTCTGTCTCTGGACAACAGAAGACTGGTGAGTCATAAAGGATGGACATGAAGTAGAGTGTACATACCTCCTCCTactaattgatttttttttacttctaccATTCCTGTTCTCCAGAATGAGGAAAATGAGCAGCTGAAGGAGATTCTGAAGGCCAGCGTGGAGAGAGCAGTGAAGATGGAGGTGTACAGCACTAAAACCCTGACGCTTCGGGAGCTGGAGGTCATGCCCAGTAACTTGTGGGGAGGGCAGGGTCTGCTTGGTGCCAGTGTTCGCTTCTGCAGCTACCAAGGAGCCAACGAGAATGTTTGGCACGTGCTGGTGAGCATGAAAACCAAAATGTGACTCTGACGTGAACTTGTGCACTCATTACTCCAAACCTTCatctgctgtttgtttcattaGGATGTGGAGGCCAGTTCTCCTGCTGGACTGGCAGGGCTTCAGCCTCACACTGACTACATCGTCGGAGCGGATCAAGTGATGCAAGATGTAAGACTCCTTTtcatttcatgcttttatttctcatgttttgTTCTGATATTTACTGCTAAAAACAGCATCTCGTGAAAATCTTTTTAAGAGCTGAGTTGTAGTAAATTCAGAGCTTCTGATTTCTAGTCGGAAGACTTCTTCTCGCTGATCGAGGCGCATGAAGGGAAGCCCCTGAAGCTGCTGGTGTTCAacgcacaaacagacacctGCAGAGAGGTGGTGGTCACACCTAACGGAGCGTGGGGCGGAGAGGGCAGGTATGTGACAAGTTACTAACTGGAGAGTTTTAACCTTTGAAAATCAGTTATCCAGGatttatgtttctcttttctttgaagtCTATTCATATTTGAAACGGTGTAAAGTTCACAAAAGTCAGCTGGCCAGGACTTCTCTGATGATGCAGCGTTTTTGTTCTGTCAAAACGTATCATGGATTATTCAGTTTTATAACTACAATTGGTCTCTGAGCATTTCAAATGTTTGCCTACAGTTTGGGTTGTGGGATTGGCTATGGCTACCTGCATCGAATACCTGCAAACCCTGAAGTATCCACGGCAACACCGCCCCCCCCTGTTCCTGAGGTTCAACCCTCTCCAGAACCGCCGGCTCATGGATTCACGGAGGTAAAACTTATTTGACCACATTTAGTGTCGCTGCTGTTAATGATGAATTTGTTAGTTGACTGATCTCTCAGTTTATAAAATACTTAAAGTTGAGAAGCTGAAATCCATAAATGTTTTTCATGCGTGTgagataaaaaaattaaatgttaaaaaaaaattgttacaTTAAATCAGCgatttgattttttgttttggcacTGCTTTGTTCacagctttttaaaacttttgaCTGAATGAATCTACTTTTAAATGAGATCAaactcattgttttttttttttttttacattctccAGACACCTTTGATTGCACCTTCATACCAAAGTGATGATGTAGCAGAGCTGGAG from the Labrus bergylta chromosome 4, fLabBer1.1, whole genome shotgun sequence genome contains:
- the LOC109995256 gene encoding cysteine/serine-rich nuclear protein 1-like, producing the protein MYFNHHSQTMRGILKRKFTEVDNNPCYSSSSSSSPASSEWESDGESSPSENNQDVTPRCLSSPGLPLRSILKRPRLSNSHSNVRFDQVTVLSFPRCQGFTSVPSRGGATLGMVRTHGSIQRYTMSEHALEQRHRHRERLRERLREEKFEAMKHKLITSGAIDQREAESLSMDQTLSEDSDIHISDTELEEGGFLQPYSSRQRQALLLAAGVKRIDREEKRQLHALRVSREACGCDCQGFCEPETCACSLAGIKCQVDRLSFPCGCSKDGCGNTQGRIEFNSRRVQTHYIHTAMRLKLERRLQNETLSGEDQAGLQEDLEEHEDQDETHQVQSEQDRSCPFRFSMEEDALTMPTAPSFHFNPERFVAEENSCSSDMTESSSSSSDSDAAGGLNGNQSLPEVDAGLSHSLNIYDSENNNFSTCSQLRHIGEALTQHSRNPDTQTDSTGPHTDNPFTDNKSRTSLTDCLDENANQARDFFDDNSLEGFPHTPSPTMDYSSGMYMDLSLSSDSDLEFFDCDYTSGPIHSSFKAHRHTDSFYHLQLNSSVNLPQYESSTYLLESLIGLTEPSPEQVVGPQLS
- the gorasp1a gene encoding Golgi reassembly-stacking protein 1a, with the protein product MGLSQSSEVSEGGTYGYHVHSVQPNSPAENAGLQPFFDFILSLDNRRLNEENEQLKEILKASVERAVKMEVYSTKTLTLRELEVMPSNLWGGQGLLGASVRFCSYQGANENVWHVLDVEASSPAGLAGLQPHTDYIVGADQVMQDSEDFFSLIEAHEGKPLKLLVFNAQTDTCREVVVTPNGAWGGEGSLGCGIGYGYLHRIPANPEVSTATPPPPVPEVQPSPEPPAHGFTETPLIAPSYQSDDVAELEQVNLQEAPLPPPVQRVMDPGFSDSEGALMNPDPSDLMDRLDLSMSSIDMTNTSLAMHEEKEGDISGVDVLEDSVLVTSSADQTQELSSQAVMDLSSALSANDTLSDSGVPPAETSHLISEATESSVSLCETPLPAEAPEPNAEPPVSSEEPRCPSPVDLLQSSDVTEPSADDSLAQAIEEATGPEEEQSEEPLDSAPAHHCSHDSDEEEPEEQHLE